gcttctttcacgctcggaaaaacacttacatagcacgtattgagcaacagaatgctgTATCAGGAgcttttccatgttgctctacaattctcattgacacttttcgcctaactataatatttgagaagttgattaagtaagactaattatgtaattaggcagaatgcaacaGAACAATCTTGTGTATCTCCAAGTGATATCAAACATaaccttggctctgtccagctacgtggtatttgcatatttttaaatcttactgcacgatagttgggacaccctgtataatacaaCATACGGTAAATGGTTAGGCCATCAAATGTGTTCAATATGCATGCGTGTAGTGCAGCCTTGATTTATCAACTACTTAGCTTACCCtttaaactccaacaatcattcCTGATCACAATAAAATGTCAGTGCTTGCCTTTACATCCTTTCCAAAGAGCTTGTCAGAATGTTGGTAGAAAAATGGCCTTTCGAACAGAAGATGCCACTCTTCCTTGACTTGGGTTGTGGTTGGGAATGGATCACTGTTTACACAGCTTCTCTGTTCGGGATATGTTTCCCCTATGCATAAAAGTGCCACAGGCACATTGACATCTTTCAAGCTCTTCCTACCCTCCTGCTTCAAGAAATCCTGTCCTACTGGTTCTTCGATGTCCTGTGGATGCTGCAAATTTCTTCAAGGTTGCCAATTAATGCATCCATAGGACCATTTTTTGCTTCTTTGGTGCTTTCTCTCGTACGAAGGCGAGGCTGGCCGCTTTCCTCGGTAGATGTGCTCGACTCTGTTTCCCAGCTGTTGGAAAAGAGAGTCGTAACCTCTACCAAGGAGGTGGCCACCTATTGCCTTGTCTTGCAGTGCGCTGGAAATTTCAGCACAATGGCTGAAGCTACAGACTTGATGAGTTCCTGCCTTGGCCTCGAACAGAATTTTGTTAGCTGGTCAACTGTGGACCTCACCAATTCCCTCCTCTCTGTTGGAGGAATGGGTCCGTCAGCTTCCAGAGCTGTCTGCACGCTTTGTGGCAATCTATCAATTTCAAGCTTAAATTGAGTGTCTGCACTGTGGAAGGTTTCCACTAGATCACCTAGCCCAGAGCTGCCTGTAGGAATGAAAAAAATTCTCTATCATACGTGCAAAATAACACATTCAATTCAAGTAAAGCGATTTTACCTGACAATGTCAAGACAAGTGTGACAAGTAGCTTTTTTCATCAATTAAGGCTACATGCTTTTGAATGTGCAGCCTCGTGTTTGTTATTTCTATCTAGATAAAGAAATGCACTTACTGTAATAATTAGAATTCCATTTTGATGAATATCTAGCAAACACGGAAGCACTGGTGTCCCGTCGGGTATTCAAGGTGTAAGCATTTGCTACCAAACAGAACATGTGAGCCTAGCAGTCACTTCAGTGCGCACTAGTATTATTCTTTTGTTACACTGCTAGGCATAAACAAAGTTTATTGGCCTAGTCATGCCAGTGAAACAACTTGCAGCTCTTATTCCTTCCTTGTAAAAGTTTTGGACTTGCGCACTAGTTAAAGAAAACACACATGGTGTAGTTACAAATCTCGGGTAACTGATTAAAAATAGAGCACAAGGAACAGCCTGGTCAACTGGAATTGGTGGAAT
This region of Dermacentor silvarum isolate Dsil-2018 chromosome 5, BIME_Dsil_1.4, whole genome shotgun sequence genomic DNA includes:
- the LOC125945773 gene encoding uncharacterized protein LOC125945773, with the protein product MPLIKIWSGDEVVKKVAYATTLAEVLVQAKEKGVCSSPNAKVFLRDWTQLDEDIFKDLLEELPLEERVFIVTEVIPPIPVDQAVPCSSGLGDLVETFHSADTQFKLEIDRLPQSVQTALEADGPIPPTERRELVRSTVDQLTKFCSRPRQELIKSVASAIVLKFPAHCKTRQ